In the genome of Streptomyces aquilus, the window CCCGTCCCCAATGGTGAGCTTGCCCACACGGAGCGTGATTCGAGGATCGCTGGATCCGCGAAATCCCTTGTCACGCTTCGGTACGCAGGACTCCTCCGGAAAACCCTAGCCCGCCCCTGTGGTCAAGGTCTCTGTCATCACGTGCTGCGGGCCACTCGGATTCTTTGTGGAGTCCCTACGAATGGCCCAATGATTCTTTGCCGTTCGCAGAACCCTTGTCCCTGGGTTTACCCGTTAGTAGCGTTCGCGTGTATCGAACGTACTTGGGGTAACCAGGGCTCGGCTTGAGAGTGGGTGGGGACCGGTGGTGCGCAGGCCGGTGGCGTGGATCGTGGCGATCGTCCTCTTCTTGGAGGCGTTCGGGATCGCGGCGGTCAACTGGTTCCTCGGGGTGGTCGTCGACCGTCAGGACATGTCCCTGGCCGGCCTCGACCCCGGCATGATGTCGACGTCCTCGAAGATCGGCGGGATCGTCTTCGGGCTCTACTTCGCCTTCTGCGGCCTGGTGGCGCTGCTGGTCGCCCTGCGCGACCGCGCCCCGGCCGGCTTCGGCCGCATCCTGCTGATCAGCGCGGCCGTGGTGCACGCGCTGCTGGGCGCGTTCGCGTGGGGCCTGCTGGGCCCGGCCGAGTTCGTGTTCATGGTGGTCGTGCTGGCGCTGATAGTGCTGCTCCTGATGACGTACGACAGTCCTCAGGAGCCCGCCGACGCCGCCCCCGGCGACCAGGGGGACGGCGGCCCGGCCAAGGAGGGCAACGGCACCGGGCCGGTCACGTCGCCGCCGGCGCCCACAACTCCGTGATCCCGACGCCCAGTTCGGCCAGCAGCTTCCGTACGAGGGGCAGGCTGATGCCGATCACGTTGCCGTGGTCGCCGTCGATGCCGTCGATGAACGGGGCGCTGCGGCCGTCGAGGGTGAACGCCCCGGCGACGTAGAGGGGTTCGCCGGAGGCGACGTACGCGGCGACCTCCTCGTCGGTCGGCTCGCCGAAGCGGACGACGGTCGAGGCGACGGCCGAGGCGTACCGGCCGGAGACGGTGTCGTAGACGCAGTGGCCGGTCTGGAGCGTGCCCGCGCGTCCGCGCATGGCCTTCCAGCGGGCGGTGGCCTCCTCGGCGTCCGCGGGCTTGCCGAGCGCCTGGCCGTCGAGGTCGAGCACGGAGTCGCAGCCGATCACGAGCGCACCCTTGACCTCGGGCTTCGCCGACACCACGGAGGCCTTCGCCTCGGCGAGCGCGAGCGCCAGCTCGGCGGGGGTGGGGGCGGTGACGGCGTCCTCGTCGACGCCGCTCACGATCACCTCGGGGGCCAGTCCGGCCTGCCGCAGCAGATTCAGCCGGGCGGGGGACTGGGAGGCGAGGACGAGTCGGCGGCGCGGCTGATCAGTCATGCGGTCAGGGTATCGGCGCCCGTCACTTCACGCCGAGCACGATCATCGCCAGCACCATGGCCAACGCCAGGAACAGGCCCAGTCTGCGCAACATCTCCTGCATGTCGCGCAGTTCCTTGGGCGGTTCGTTCTCGGGGTCGGACCAGAGCATGCGTCCAGCGTGCGGGGGCGGGGCGGGGCGGCGCCTGAGTACGCGTACTCAACTTCACCAAAAGGGTCTGAGGTTCCGTTAGTGTGTCTCTCACTAAAGGAACTCTGGTCCCGTTTGGAAGGTCGTGCTGCCATGTTCACCACTGTCTGGGCCGCCTCGCCCCAGCCGCCGAGCGAGGGGTTCACCCCCAACTGGTCGAGGGAGGGCTTCTGGCGCCAGTCGCTGCGGCAGGTCGTCCCGCTGACCGGGGGCGGGGAACGGGTGCGGATACGGCTGTCGAACGCGTACGGCACCTCGCCCGTGCGGGTCGCCGAGGCCGCCGTGGACGGACGGCGGCTGAGCTTCGGGGGCCGGCGCGGGGTGGAGATCCCGGCGCGCGGGGAGGTCGTCAGCGATCCGGCCCGACTCGCCGTCGCGGCGGGGGAGTCGGTAGCGGTCACGCTCTACTTCGAGGCGGCGACCGGCCCGGCGACGTTCCACGCGCAGGCCTTCGCGCCCAGCCTGCGCGGGGAGGGGGACCTGCTGGAGTCCGCCGAGGGCTTCGACGCGGTGTCGGAGTCCTGGTACTTCCTCAGCGCGGTGGAGGTGGCTGCCGGGCGCGGCGACGGGGTGGTGCTCTTCGGTGACTCCCTCACCGACGGCTTCGGGTCCACGGTCGGCGCCGACCGGCGGTGGTCGGACGCCCTGGCCCGGCTGACCGGGCGGCCCGTGCTCAACGCCGGGATCGGCGGGAACCTGCTGCTCAACGACTCCGCGTGGTACGGGGAGAGGGGGGTTCGGAGGTTCGGGCGGGACGTGCTCGGTCAGGCCGGGGTGGACACGGTCGTCGTGCTGCTGGGGCTGAACGACATCGGGTTCAGCGAGACGGACGAGCAGCCCACGTACAAGCCGGCGCCGGTGGTGGAGGCGGAGGAACTCATCGCCGGGTACCGGGAGTTGATACGGCAGGCGGGCAGCCTCAAGGTCGTGGGCTGCACGCTGCTGCCGTTCGGGGGCTCGGACCACTGGGGGGAGCATGCGGCCAAGGTGAGCCACGAGGTGAACGAGTGGATCAGGGGTGCGGGTGAGTTCGACGCGGTGGTCGATCTGCACCGGGTCATGGCCGGTCCGGGGGACCCGGACCGGCTGCACCCCGCGTACGACTTCGGCGATCACCTGCACCCGAACGATCTCGGGTACGAGGTGATGGCCGACGCGCTGGCCGCTGTTCTCTAACCGGGCCAGTACGTACGTGCCCACGTGGCCGGGCCCGGTTGCGGCAGCCTGCGGGTGGCGATGCGGGACGGGTCCGACCACCCGTCCCGCTGCTGGGGGGCGCCGGGCGGTGTTTCCGCTGCCGCCGCGGCGCGGGCTCGGACCACCGCCAGGGCGGCGGCGAGCTCCTCGGGGGTGGGGTTGCCCCGTACGACCTTGATCGTCATGGCGACTCCTAGAGGGGGATGTTGCCGTGCTTCTTCGGGGGCAGGGACTCCCGCTTGGTGCGCAGCTGGCGCAGGCCGCGGACGATGTGGTGGCGGGTGTCCGACGGCATCACGACGGAGTCGATGTAGCCGCGCTCGGCCGCGACGTAGGGGTTGAGGAGGGTGTCCTCGTACTCCCGGATCAGCCGGGCGCGCACCGCCTCCAGGTCCTCC includes:
- a CDS encoding Maf family protein, which translates into the protein MTDQPRRRLVLASQSPARLNLLRQAGLAPEVIVSGVDEDAVTAPTPAELALALAEAKASVVSAKPEVKGALVIGCDSVLDLDGQALGKPADAEEATARWKAMRGRAGTLQTGHCVYDTVSGRYASAVASTVVRFGEPTDEEVAAYVASGEPLYVAGAFTLDGRSAPFIDGIDGDHGNVIGISLPLVRKLLAELGVGITELWAPAAT
- the mmpB gene encoding morphogenic membrane protein MmpB, with protein sequence MLWSDPENEPPKELRDMQEMLRRLGLFLALAMVLAMIVLGVK
- a CDS encoding SGNH/GDSL hydrolase family protein; the protein is MFTTVWAASPQPPSEGFTPNWSREGFWRQSLRQVVPLTGGGERVRIRLSNAYGTSPVRVAEAAVDGRRLSFGGRRGVEIPARGEVVSDPARLAVAAGESVAVTLYFEAATGPATFHAQAFAPSLRGEGDLLESAEGFDAVSESWYFLSAVEVAAGRGDGVVLFGDSLTDGFGSTVGADRRWSDALARLTGRPVLNAGIGGNLLLNDSAWYGERGVRRFGRDVLGQAGVDTVVVLLGLNDIGFSETDEQPTYKPAPVVEAEELIAGYRELIRQAGSLKVVGCTLLPFGGSDHWGEHAAKVSHEVNEWIRGAGEFDAVVDLHRVMAGPGDPDRLHPAYDFGDHLHPNDLGYEVMADALAAVL
- a CDS encoding acyl-CoA carboxylase epsilon subunit; amino-acid sequence: MTIKVVRGNPTPEELAAALAVVRARAAAAAETPPGAPQQRDGWSDPSRIATRRLPQPGPATWARTYWPG